A single region of the Lotus japonicus ecotype B-129 chromosome 4, LjGifu_v1.2 genome encodes:
- the LOC130712405 gene encoding uncharacterized protein LOC130712405 codes for MAFSTRLATLISSIAFSTYFFIVIFQIPIFRVPCRMGICKTPLEVTSSQLIASEVFPLFIVKTLLYPGAFAKAICKQKSIPTYANLLKLHNFRARAMSATSDLQHLEVLAGSYLAVGGAIAGLIKPGRMSLFGILLLMWGLIMGKSGFSHDTGIHIYPAMYVVLLSAFFSIRRDVRKIIRSFNLKHIVKVKRF; via the exons ATGGCTTTTTCTACAAGATTGGCCACCCTCATAAGCTCCATTGCTTTTTCAACGTATTTCTTTATCGTCATTTTCCAAATTCCCATTTTTAG GGTTCCATGTAGAATGGGAATATGTAAGACACCATTAGAAGTGACATCTTCTCAGTTAATTGCAAGTGAGGTCTTCCCTCTTTTCATAGTGAAGACTCTTCTCTACCCTGGTGCTTTTGCAAAGGCAATTTGCAAGCAGAAAAGCATCccaacctatgcaaatttgctCAAGTTGCATAATTTTAGGGCAAGAGCTATGTCTGCCACATCTGATCTCCAACACCTTGAG GTTCTGGCTGGAAGCTATTTGGCTGTGGGAGGAGCAATAGCAGGTTTGATAAAACCGGGGAGAATGAGCCTTTTTGGAATACTACTTCTGATGTGGGGTCTGATTATGGGAAAATCTGGTTTCAGTCATGATACAGGTATCCATATCTATCCAGCAATGTATGTTGTGCTACTCTCAGCATTCTTCTCCATTAGGAGGGATGTCAGAAAGATAATCCGTAGCTTCAACCTAAAGCACATTGTGAAGGTAAAACGCTTCTAA